One segment of Arcanobacterium phocae DNA contains the following:
- a CDS encoding choice-of-anchor M domain-containing protein — protein sequence MKLKKLKMLTTAVVSALALTTMAPIAHADDTITTFQKYATLALTNTAENGVKAELRASNITAIPNQSEIFIEKTTHQEDTRVPSEIISQELGEPIERTDIWKSSELGWSVADKTKPETDSSTATLFFKQESGEGKVALTLDELNDDSKYLPALKNPNNETRFTLDDSYGFTFEDLSDTIWLTTKPGTYKIKVTGYINGEDDNNTAIEPFTITLRTDDPAPKEQEPESKPDQNNSDSDNQNNGALLFRGGHLDVFYVNTNKDGSLNLQMKEDITGRSVLRPADSAILVMGRDWFTENLKWTNLPNDLKHGYVSPNHKARSMLYPGWASNDYTKAGYSDLVLHFTDIQAPTNGKVAAFHSSLAEGIAEPDLKDGSFILDSGSEIAIEPLGHKHFTWLFTEPGQYKMTVKVVGKKDGKPFESHVATYTWYAQLDENDQPKGNPTPAPDNNSESTDETSPDVPNEPAPSEDGLVALDHGHIDLFNVSNKEGALVLEAKEDITGSGILRKAESFILRVQDQTLMDIPAKLQKSLPKSGYFLAESGENQSNVLFPGWDTMGVAPAFKDIDIEFVDVQGPGNVFLFRNGELGGGIRPALTSNELKLTAGSMIHQPFPAHTHANWLFEKPGKYTMTVRASGTPEAGGEKVVSNTATYTWIVGTEEKKQETPDNAESKKSEDSSNTGDSSTNGGINTLQDPAANRGAVKAPPVAKCFPKEIGGNGAKTVLPRVKDDRTAPGTWLDPTTVQFAIGNAGKSTIPVQVGNVPAGSSVWMISSSQIHGVPWLGLNTQHPSLSSNKVTKTTFSLSSFSGPGAMEVFTSGNFGALGQKWFSAQGGSGHGTVTLNTGTHVHPNWVFTQPGHYTVGLTMTSTTASGQTFTGNTTLNINVGSGSGITDGHFDLGPTIGAAGSKTVWLDANGKPCTPDANDLAAAGLAATGAEGTLPVSLISLMLVLGGIGAVTYRRKYSAR from the coding sequence ATGAAACTCAAAAAATTAAAGATGCTAACGACAGCTGTCGTTAGCGCCTTGGCATTGACTACCATGGCACCCATAGCTCATGCAGACGATACAATTACCACGTTTCAAAAATACGCAACTTTAGCTCTTACAAATACCGCAGAAAACGGGGTAAAAGCTGAGCTTCGAGCATCTAACATAACAGCAATTCCAAATCAGTCTGAAATATTCATTGAAAAAACAACACACCAAGAGGACACTCGAGTTCCCAGCGAGATCATTTCCCAAGAACTTGGCGAACCAATAGAGCGGACCGATATCTGGAAGTCTTCCGAATTAGGCTGGTCTGTTGCCGACAAAACTAAACCGGAAACTGACTCATCCACAGCCACACTGTTTTTTAAGCAAGAATCAGGTGAAGGCAAGGTCGCTTTAACTCTTGATGAACTTAATGACGACAGTAAATACCTCCCGGCGCTGAAAAACCCAAATAACGAAACTCGATTCACCCTAGATGACTCTTATGGTTTTACGTTTGAGGATCTGTCAGACACAATCTGGCTAACCACTAAGCCTGGAACATACAAAATCAAGGTCACTGGATATATTAACGGGGAAGATGATAATAATACAGCCATCGAGCCTTTCACCATCACCTTACGTACCGATGACCCAGCACCGAAAGAACAGGAGCCTGAATCTAAGCCTGATCAAAATAATTCAGATAGCGATAATCAAAATAATGGTGCTCTTCTTTTTCGAGGTGGACACCTTGACGTGTTCTATGTGAATACGAATAAAGATGGATCGCTTAATCTTCAAATGAAAGAAGATATCACTGGCCGCTCCGTCCTGCGACCAGCAGATTCTGCGATTTTAGTGATGGGACGCGATTGGTTCACAGAAAACCTCAAGTGGACCAATTTACCAAACGATCTTAAGCATGGATATGTTTCACCAAACCATAAGGCACGTAGCATGCTATACCCAGGGTGGGCTAGCAACGACTACACCAAGGCTGGATACTCTGATCTAGTTTTACACTTCACAGACATACAAGCTCCAACTAATGGTAAAGTTGCAGCTTTCCATTCGAGCCTAGCTGAAGGAATCGCGGAACCTGATCTTAAAGATGGCTCGTTCATTTTAGATTCTGGTTCTGAAATCGCTATAGAACCACTCGGACATAAGCACTTCACTTGGTTATTCACCGAACCCGGCCAGTACAAAATGACAGTAAAGGTTGTGGGCAAAAAGGATGGCAAGCCATTTGAGTCACATGTTGCTACTTATACTTGGTACGCGCAACTCGACGAAAACGACCAGCCAAAAGGAAATCCTACACCAGCTCCCGACAACAATTCAGAATCTACTGACGAGACTTCACCAGATGTTCCAAACGAGCCCGCTCCTTCTGAAGATGGTTTAGTGGCCTTAGACCACGGCCACATTGATCTTTTCAATGTTTCAAATAAAGAGGGAGCATTAGTACTAGAAGCTAAAGAAGACATCACCGGGTCTGGAATTTTGCGTAAGGCAGAGAGCTTCATCCTGCGTGTACAGGATCAAACACTCATGGACATTCCTGCGAAACTCCAAAAATCACTTCCCAAGAGCGGCTACTTCTTAGCTGAAAGTGGCGAAAACCAAAGTAATGTTCTCTTCCCCGGTTGGGATACGATGGGTGTCGCACCAGCATTTAAAGATATCGATATCGAATTTGTTGACGTGCAAGGTCCCGGAAATGTTTTCTTATTCCGCAATGGAGAATTGGGTGGCGGTATACGACCAGCACTCACCTCAAACGAACTCAAGTTGACTGCCGGATCCATGATTCATCAACCATTCCCTGCACACACACACGCTAACTGGTTATTTGAAAAGCCTGGCAAGTACACCATGACAGTGCGGGCTTCTGGCACGCCAGAAGCTGGTGGCGAAAAGGTTGTTTCGAATACTGCAACCTACACGTGGATCGTCGGAACGGAAGAGAAAAAACAAGAAACTCCTGATAACGCCGAGTCGAAAAAGTCTGAAGATAGCTCCAATACTGGCGACAGTTCCACTAATGGCGGTATCAATACACTTCAAGATCCTGCGGCAAACCGCGGAGCTGTTAAGGCCCCGCCTGTCGCCAAATGTTTCCCGAAGGAAATCGGTGGTAATGGAGCTAAAACAGTATTGCCACGTGTTAAAGATGACCGCACAGCCCCAGGCACTTGGCTAGATCCGACGACAGTCCAATTTGCAATTGGTAACGCTGGAAAGTCAACTATTCCAGTGCAAGTTGGTAATGTGCCAGCCGGAAGCTCTGTGTGGATGATTTCTTCCTCTCAGATCCACGGGGTTCCGTGGCTTGGTCTTAATACCCAGCATCCTTCGCTCTCCTCGAATAAAGTAACGAAGACAACCTTCTCACTCTCTTCGTTCTCCGGTCCTGGTGCCATGGAAGTTTTCACTTCTGGCAACTTTGGCGCACTCGGTCAAAAGTGGTTCTCAGCTCAAGGTGGTAGCGGACATGGGACAGTAACACTGAACACTGGTACTCACGTTCATCCAAATTGGGTATTCACTCAGCCAGGACACTACACGGTTGGTTTAACCATGACCTCAACTACCGCAAGTGGGCAAACGTTTACCGGTAATACTACGCTGAATATCAATGTTGGCTCCGGCTCAGGCATTACTGATGGACACTTTGACCTCGGCCCAACCATTGGTGCTGCTGGTTCGAAAACAGTGTGGCTCGATGCCAATGGCAAGCCATGTACTCCGGACGCAAACGATTTGGCAGCAGCCGGCCTCGCAGCAACGGGTGCTGAAGGTACACTGCCAGTCTCGTTGATTTCACTCATGCTCGTTCTGGGTGGCATCGGCGCAGTAACGTACCGTCGCAAGTACTCTGCTCGCTAA